In Sulfurisphaera javensis, a single genomic region encodes these proteins:
- the thsA gene encoding thermosome subunit alpha, producing MYSLFKQGTQKESGEDVLRSNILAVRTLSEMLKSSLGPRGLDKMLISSTNDVTVTNDGVTIVKEMDVQHPAAKLVVEAAKAQDTQVGDGTTSAVVLTGFLLEQSEKLLDQKVHPTIIIEGYKKASDIILNSDKEMAIKIDTKDRDYLRKVTYTSLSSKFFSGESTLNKIIDISIDAVTMIAKKNGDTYNIDLSDIKFVKKRGESVDETQLVKGFVLDKEVAHENMPKRIEKAKIAIIDFALEVEKPEISAKMSFTSPDQIREALEEQSKYVKSLVDALANAGANVIVSQKGMDDIASYFMAKKGIMGIKNVSRSDLEKLAKSVGAKIITTIKDVSSDDLGYADLVEERKIGNSKAIFFEGAKHGDAVTILIRGSSDIVMDELERSFQDSLNTVKNVLQYPYVVAGGGAFEMEMAQKLREEARKIGGKEQLAVEAYADALEEFATTLAETAGLDSVDALVQLRNLHAKGLKNAGIDVEHGKVEEDMAKIGVLDPLIVKEQVIKSATEASTAILKIDDYIAAAPAKPQQASGSAEQGGMMPGGMMG from the coding sequence ATGTACAGTCTATTTAAACAAGGGACACAAAAAGAAAGTGGGGAAGATGTATTAAGATCGAATATATTAGCAGTGAGAACTTTATCTGAAATGTTAAAGAGTAGTCTAGGTCCTAGAGGATTAGACAAAATGCTAATCAGCTCAACTAATGATGTTACAGTGACAAATGATGGGGTTACAATAGTTAAGGAAATGGATGTTCAACATCCAGCAGCTAAGTTAGTTGTTGAAGCAGCAAAAGCTCAGGATACGCAAGTTGGTGATGGAACAACATCAGCAGTTGTCCTCACTGGATTCCTACTTGAACAATCTGAGAAGTTATTAGATCAGAAAGTTCATCCAACAATAATTATTGAAGGTTATAAGAAAGCATCTGATATAATTTTAAATTCTGATAAGGAAATGGCAATTAAAATTGACACAAAGGATAGGGACTATTTAAGGAAAGTGACTTATACTTCATTATCTAGCAAATTCTTCTCTGGTGAGTCAACACTGAATAAAATAATTGATATTTCCATTGATGCAGTTACAATGATAGCTAAAAAGAATGGAGATACCTACAACATAGATCTTTCAGATATAAAATTTGTTAAGAAAAGAGGGGAAAGTGTTGATGAAACACAACTTGTAAAAGGGTTTGTACTAGATAAAGAAGTTGCTCATGAAAATATGCCTAAAAGGATTGAAAAGGCTAAAATTGCAATTATTGATTTTGCATTAGAAGTAGAAAAACCAGAAATATCAGCTAAGATGAGTTTTACTTCTCCGGATCAAATAAGAGAAGCTTTAGAAGAGCAATCAAAGTATGTTAAATCATTAGTCGATGCATTAGCAAATGCTGGTGCAAATGTAATAGTTTCTCAGAAAGGAATGGATGACATTGCTTCTTACTTTATGGCTAAGAAAGGAATAATGGGAATAAAGAACGTTAGTAGAAGTGATCTAGAGAAGTTAGCGAAATCTGTAGGAGCTAAAATAATTACTACGATAAAAGATGTTTCATCAGATGATTTAGGTTATGCAGATCTAGTTGAAGAGAGAAAAATAGGAAACTCTAAAGCTATATTCTTTGAAGGAGCAAAACATGGAGATGCAGTTACAATTTTAATAAGAGGGTCTAGTGATATTGTTATGGATGAGTTAGAAAGAAGTTTTCAAGATTCACTCAATACAGTAAAGAACGTTCTTCAGTATCCTTATGTGGTAGCAGGCGGTGGAGCATTCGAAATGGAAATGGCCCAAAAGTTAAGAGAAGAAGCCAGAAAGATAGGTGGAAAAGAGCAATTAGCAGTTGAAGCTTATGCTGACGCATTAGAGGAATTTGCAACTACTTTAGCTGAAACAGCTGGTTTAGACAGTGTTGATGCATTAGTTCAACTAAGGAATCTTCATGCTAAAGGGCTAAAGAATGCTGGGATTGACGTTGAACATGGAAAAGTTGAAGAAGATATGGCTAAAATTGGAGTATTAGATCCACTAATAGTAAAAGAGCAAGTAATAAAGAGTGCAACAGAGGCATCTACAGCAATCTTAAAAATAGATGATTATATTGCAGCAGCACCAGCTAAACCACAGCAAGCAAGTGGTAGTGCAGAGCAAGGAGGAATGATGCCTGGAGGAATGATGGGATAA
- a CDS encoding CoA-transferase subunit beta has translation MIIEHVAKGISLVVEDGEKIYIGLNSIPAIFGAFLARDLYKKKIKILGVAEADNPKSVTITPSTGDPFYSEEAPIMITADSFDLFQKGLLDVMFLGPVQVDEETNVNLSVIGNYEKPRVRLTGGAATAYLMPLAKKVILWNLKHSTKSLVKKVDFVTGTAKYSNNKVILVTNLGILNFDRNLKKWKVTHVYPWSKCEEIKKNTGFEVICDNVDIVKVSEEDLNFINKMDPYNLRSSLEL, from the coding sequence ATGATCATCGAACACGTTGCGAAAGGAATTTCGTTAGTCGTAGAAGATGGAGAGAAAATTTATATAGGACTAAACTCAATCCCAGCAATATTTGGCGCGTTCTTAGCTAGAGACTTATATAAGAAGAAAATAAAAATATTAGGAGTAGCAGAAGCTGATAACCCTAAAAGCGTAACCATAACTCCATCAACCGGTGATCCTTTTTACTCAGAAGAGGCACCAATAATGATAACAGCTGATTCTTTTGATCTATTTCAGAAAGGACTCTTAGACGTAATGTTTTTGGGCCCGGTTCAAGTAGACGAAGAAACTAACGTTAACTTATCAGTTATTGGAAATTACGAAAAACCAAGAGTTAGATTAACTGGAGGTGCCGCTACAGCTTATTTAATGCCTTTAGCTAAAAAAGTGATCCTATGGAATTTGAAGCATTCCACTAAATCACTTGTTAAGAAAGTTGATTTTGTTACTGGAACGGCTAAGTACTCTAACAATAAAGTAATATTAGTAACTAACTTAGGTATACTTAACTTCGACAGAAATTTAAAGAAATGGAAAGTAACTCATGTTTACCCCTGGAGTAAATGTGAGGAAATTAAGAAAAATACTGGTTTTGAGGTAATTTGTGATAATGTGGATATTGTAAAAGTTAGCGAGGAGGATTTAAATTTCATCAATAAGATGGATCCATACAATCTAAGGTCATCATTAGAACTATAA
- a CDS encoding CoA transferase subunit A, with protein MSKLMSLDEALKLIKEGDTITISGMSFHRNPMGFIYGLIKSGIKNLGFVDREPGFGLEVLLKYNVVRKVRAPMVTLEWFGIPPNFRKKVEQGEIEYLEDTCGAFIAGIRAGSFGVPFMPVKGILGSDLVNLHEKAGTWKVIEDPFSGEKILLVKAITPDVAIIHVHKADEEGNAEILGPLYEDEYKAKASKKVIITAEEIVPKSYFYGKRPTINSEYVTAVVHLPRGAEPTSMFGLYDVNWEKIVEELQPL; from the coding sequence ATGAGCAAATTAATGTCCTTGGATGAGGCTCTAAAGCTAATTAAAGAAGGAGATACTATAACGATTAGTGGAATGTCATTTCACAGAAATCCCATGGGGTTTATATATGGGCTTATAAAGAGTGGAATAAAAAACTTAGGATTCGTAGATAGAGAACCTGGTTTTGGACTTGAAGTTTTATTAAAATATAATGTTGTAAGAAAAGTTAGAGCTCCAATGGTTACTTTAGAGTGGTTTGGAATTCCCCCTAATTTTAGGAAAAAAGTAGAGCAAGGTGAAATTGAATACTTAGAAGACACATGTGGTGCTTTTATTGCTGGCATTAGGGCTGGATCTTTTGGAGTTCCTTTTATGCCAGTTAAAGGAATTTTAGGATCTGATTTAGTAAATTTGCATGAAAAAGCAGGTACATGGAAAGTTATTGAAGATCCATTTTCTGGCGAAAAAATTCTACTAGTAAAGGCTATTACTCCAGATGTCGCAATAATTCACGTTCATAAAGCAGATGAAGAGGGAAATGCTGAAATTCTTGGCCCTCTTTATGAAGACGAATATAAGGCAAAAGCATCTAAAAAAGTTATAATAACCGCAGAAGAAATAGTTCCTAAATCATACTTTTACGGTAAAAGGCCAACAATTAATTCTGAATATGTTACAGCAGTAGTTCACTTACCTAGAGGCGCAGAACCAACAAGTATGTTTGGATTATACGATGTTAATTGGGAAAAGATAGTTGAAGAATTGCAACCATTATAG
- a CDS encoding CBS domain-containing protein — translation MKAVKNYMSTPVFQVEANTSIQEVCKLMIEKGVGSVIITENGEPKGIFTDRDAVKALSMGLSPNDQVRLASTLGNLITVDEDTDVFVAIDIMTKNKIRHLPVKDKEGNIIGMFAITDVSKALHDVFP, via the coding sequence ATGAAAGCTGTAAAAAACTACATGTCAACTCCGGTATTTCAAGTTGAAGCAAATACATCTATACAAGAAGTTTGCAAACTAATGATTGAAAAAGGAGTAGGTTCAGTAATCATAACAGAAAATGGAGAACCAAAAGGTATTTTTACGGATAGAGATGCTGTAAAAGCACTCTCAATGGGATTAAGTCCAAATGACCAAGTCAGATTAGCATCAACGCTAGGGAATCTAATAACTGTTGATGAGGATACTGATGTATTTGTTGCAATTGATATTATGACTAAAAATAAGATTAGGCATTTGCCAGTGAAGGATAAGGAAGGTAATATTATTGGAATGTTCGCAATAACAGATGTTTCAAAAGCACTTCACGATGTATTCCCATAA
- a CDS encoding DsbA family protein gives MIKLTFFHDVICPFCFVMSKRLRNVVREFKGEVIVKHKAFSIISSLEDLKEIAPTVEDARKVFLNEFQIVKKYFPDYDPEKVIGKGKIGYVWSIPPLMACKAAEFQKGDEGHWEYFDKAQNKFFMEGEDITNEEVLIEIANEVGLDVEQFKRDFKSKKAKLAVIEDEEEAKAMGIHGVPAILVNDTWLIRGVQSEDFLKQTIEDILEHGEPKNVKLKAFWERE, from the coding sequence ATGATCAAACTAACGTTCTTTCATGACGTTATATGTCCTTTTTGTTTCGTTATGTCAAAAAGATTAAGGAACGTTGTAAGGGAGTTTAAAGGCGAGGTAATAGTAAAGCATAAAGCATTCTCTATTATTTCGTCACTAGAAGATTTGAAAGAAATTGCACCTACCGTAGAGGATGCTAGGAAAGTATTTCTGAATGAATTCCAAATAGTGAAAAAGTACTTTCCAGATTATGACCCAGAAAAAGTTATAGGAAAAGGTAAAATAGGTTATGTTTGGTCAATTCCACCTTTAATGGCTTGCAAAGCTGCTGAGTTTCAAAAAGGTGATGAAGGACATTGGGAGTACTTTGATAAAGCACAAAACAAGTTCTTTATGGAGGGAGAAGATATTACAAATGAGGAAGTTTTGATAGAAATAGCTAATGAGGTGGGACTTGACGTTGAACAGTTTAAACGAGACTTTAAATCTAAGAAAGCTAAGTTAGCAGTAATAGAAGATGAGGAAGAGGCTAAAGCTATGGGAATTCACGGAGTTCCAGCTATTTTAGTTAATGATACATGGCTTATTAGAGGTGTTCAATCTGAAGACTTCTTGAAGCAAACAATTGAAGATATCTTAGAGCACGGTGAACCGAAAAATGTTAAGCTAAAAGCTTTTTGGGAAAGAGAATAA
- a CDS encoding VWA domain-containing protein produces MTVSLKIRSSHTFVSFERPTQVSLIIRVVPEAFTQFSGIHYVILIDNSPSMLKDNKLNIAIASANKLSYEIPPGNYLSIYLFSNDLEKVYEGPSGNPIALQNVKKGYTTNFHKAITKILQQLAYSQLPVKLIILSDGKPTDKRNVKDYESIQIPPNVQIISVGIGRDYNEVILKRLSDKGSGVYYHIEDPTQLPSVFAQQKVTDVAAYNFVLNLPPGFESINYEVPVNLPIIDRTISIYAIGSIPPGNQPVQLLFTGSYFDPVRRMNVPIQEQLILQRASEIQVMQTVNQGIISEVRYFSLLKQYSNALASGSKEVTTIAQELRAAAEQTRREDLIEETRRLTGDTKSDLSEVTRTMRKS; encoded by the coding sequence ATGACAGTAAGTCTAAAAATAAGATCGTCACACACTTTTGTCAGTTTTGAAAGACCAACACAAGTAAGTTTAATAATCAGAGTTGTCCCAGAGGCCTTTACACAATTTTCTGGTATACACTATGTAATATTAATAGATAATAGCCCTTCTATGCTAAAGGACAATAAATTAAATATTGCTATTGCCTCAGCGAACAAGCTATCTTACGAAATTCCACCGGGAAATTATCTTTCAATTTACTTGTTCTCTAATGATCTAGAGAAAGTATATGAAGGACCTTCTGGTAATCCAATAGCCCTTCAGAATGTTAAAAAAGGATATACAACAAATTTCCATAAAGCTATAACTAAGATTTTGCAACAGTTAGCTTATAGTCAATTACCAGTAAAATTGATTATCTTATCAGATGGAAAACCTACTGATAAGAGAAATGTAAAAGACTACGAAAGTATTCAAATTCCTCCAAATGTTCAAATTATCTCAGTAGGAATAGGGAGAGATTACAATGAAGTGATATTAAAAAGATTATCTGATAAGGGATCTGGCGTTTATTATCATATTGAAGATCCAACACAGCTTCCTTCAGTATTTGCTCAACAAAAAGTAACTGATGTTGCTGCATACAACTTTGTTCTTAATCTGCCACCTGGATTTGAATCAATAAACTATGAAGTCCCAGTTAACTTACCTATAATTGATAGGACAATTTCGATTTATGCAATTGGTTCAATTCCACCAGGGAATCAACCAGTTCAATTATTATTTACTGGTAGTTATTTTGACCCAGTTAGAAGAATGAATGTGCCTATACAAGAACAATTAATATTGCAAAGGGCTAGCGAGATACAAGTTATGCAAACTGTAAATCAAGGAATAATTTCTGAAGTTAGATACTTTAGTTTACTAAAGCAATATAGTAATGCTTTAGCTAGTGGAAGTAAAGAAGTTACTACAATTGCACAAGAGTTAAGAGCTGCAGCTGAACAGACGAGGAGAGAAGATCTAATTGAGGAAACTAGAAGACTTACTGGGGATACGAAGAGTGACCTATCTGAAGTTACAAGAACTATGAGAAAAAGTTAA
- a CDS encoding NCS1 family nucleobase:cation symporter-1 has protein sequence MEEAYKNVIYYREKGQLELLKVYPEEKYLWNSDIHPTPIKNRNWGAFTYAMIWISMAFIVPSWTLASVGLVFGLNVIQSIFLVFLGNAIVIIPMIIQSHGGARYGLAEPQLTRTRWGIYGAIIPSLIRAIIGAGWWGIESYIITEAAIGIYVILTGKVSIVAYTASHYSDYPFILSKDFPTIFWLTFISVIALQLLVFYLSPVRKSQPILKWLARISGPIILVTYLVIWIFFMSKVNWSTDVFTLSSNSSPSLLSSLAFLNANIAFWATMALTMPDYTRFAKSQFSQALGQIPMPFYMLFVAFMGTTTTASSLKLYGEAIWDPILLITLHINNLMGVGLLLGIILGTFLVNVFANAVGPAYDFANILPKYLNWFRGSIILIIVGLAIGAWSYYGNAYSYIQNWLLTYGGLLGSIEGIIIFDYAIIRRFKFELPDVFLSHGRFRYWKGINPAALITFIIISGIIYLPYPGEQIALDNSWILSFLLSGLIYIPLMIFWVIPKYQPFLKGNILKGYISEEGKKIFEQS, from the coding sequence GTGGAAGAAGCATATAAAAATGTAATATATTATCGAGAAAAAGGACAATTAGAACTGCTGAAAGTATATCCAGAAGAAAAATACCTATGGAACTCTGATATCCATCCGACTCCAATTAAGAACAGAAACTGGGGAGCATTTACATATGCTATGATTTGGATTTCTATGGCTTTTATTGTACCCTCATGGACTTTAGCTAGTGTTGGCTTAGTTTTTGGCCTAAACGTAATACAGTCAATCTTTTTGGTCTTCCTGGGTAATGCTATAGTAATTATTCCAATGATTATACAATCCCACGGAGGTGCCAGATACGGTTTAGCTGAACCACAATTAACAAGAACTAGATGGGGAATTTACGGAGCTATTATTCCTAGCTTAATTAGAGCTATAATTGGGGCAGGTTGGTGGGGAATTGAATCTTATATTATTACTGAGGCAGCAATAGGAATTTATGTAATTCTTACTGGAAAGGTAAGTATTGTAGCTTATACAGCATCACACTATTCAGACTATCCATTTATTTTAAGTAAAGATTTTCCTACAATATTCTGGTTAACATTTATATCTGTAATTGCATTACAACTGTTAGTCTTCTACTTATCTCCAGTAAGAAAATCTCAGCCAATATTGAAGTGGTTGGCTAGAATTAGTGGACCGATTATTTTAGTAACTTATCTCGTTATATGGATATTCTTCATGAGCAAAGTAAACTGGAGCACAGATGTCTTTACTTTGTCTTCTAACTCTTCTCCTTCATTGCTTTCATCCTTAGCGTTTTTAAATGCAAACATCGCATTCTGGGCAACTATGGCGTTAACTATGCCGGACTATACTAGATTTGCAAAGAGCCAATTTTCACAAGCTTTAGGACAGATACCTATGCCATTTTACATGTTATTTGTAGCATTTATGGGAACAACAACTACCGCATCTTCTTTAAAACTTTATGGAGAAGCAATATGGGATCCTATCCTACTTATTACTCTCCATATAAATAACTTAATGGGTGTTGGATTACTTTTAGGAATAATTTTGGGAACTTTTCTAGTTAATGTATTTGCTAACGCAGTAGGTCCTGCCTATGATTTTGCAAATATTTTACCAAAGTATCTGAATTGGTTTAGAGGTTCCATCATTTTGATAATCGTAGGATTAGCTATTGGAGCTTGGAGCTATTATGGAAATGCTTATTCGTATATTCAAAATTGGTTATTAACTTATGGAGGTCTTTTAGGAAGTATTGAAGGAATAATAATATTTGATTATGCTATAATAAGAAGATTTAAATTTGAGCTACCTGATGTTTTCTTATCTCATGGAAGATTTAGATATTGGAAAGGAATAAATCCAGCTGCTCTAATAACATTTATAATAATTTCTGGAATAATATATCTACCATATCCTGGAGAACAAATAGCATTAGATAATTCATGGATTCTTTCGTTCTTATTGTCTGGACTAATTTATATTCCGTTAATGATTTTCTGGGTTATACCTAAATATCAACCATTCCTTAAGGGAAATATATTAAAAGGCTATATATCAGAAGAAGGAAAAAAGATTTTTGAGCAGAGCTGA
- a CDS encoding FHA domain-containing protein — protein sequence MPWKCPVCGYENADDANFCIRCGAQKPVDLQSSQTPPPPPVTMNPTQSTSPGQSAQTPPPPPPVTANPTPPSPDQSGQALPSPPVTITPQDQSAQQAPPPVTSNTPPPVTTTPAQQVVTAPPVTQPPLTQKFYLLFIQTPYAGLINQKVPLNLDIFPSISIGRSPENVIIVPDPEVSRRHAVITLEGGELYIEDLNSTNGTYIYDGKLFQPVKGKQKISPNTIIKLGNQTIVKIVAE from the coding sequence ATGCCGTGGAAATGTCCGGTTTGTGGATATGAAAATGCTGATGATGCAAACTTTTGTATTAGATGTGGAGCTCAAAAGCCAGTTGATCTTCAAAGTTCACAAACTCCCCCACCACCCCCTGTTACTATGAATCCAACACAATCTACATCACCAGGTCAATCAGCACAAACTCCCCCGCCTCCACCACCAGTGACTGCAAATCCAACGCCTCCTTCTCCTGATCAGTCAGGTCAAGCACTACCTTCACCACCAGTAACAATAACTCCACAAGATCAATCAGCACAACAAGCACCACCTCCTGTTACTTCAAACACACCTCCACCAGTAACTACAACACCAGCTCAACAAGTAGTTACAGCACCACCAGTAACTCAACCTCCTTTAACTCAAAAATTCTACTTACTCTTTATTCAAACGCCATATGCTGGTCTAATTAATCAAAAAGTACCTCTAAACTTAGACATCTTTCCATCAATTTCAATTGGAAGAAGCCCAGAAAATGTTATTATAGTTCCAGATCCGGAAGTTTCAAGAAGACATGCAGTCATTACATTAGAGGGAGGAGAATTATATATTGAAGATCTTAACAGTACTAATGGGACTTATATTTATGATGGAAAATTATTCCAACCAGTTAAGGGTAAACAGAAAATCTCTCCTAATACAATAATAAAACTCGGAAATCAGACCATAGTTAAAATTGTCGCAGAGTAA
- a CDS encoding VWA domain-containing protein — MTISARLEFSHKYSFNSPIRGVFRLIIVPEKVSVATGFHYIILLDTSGSMSGIKIETAKKGAIELLNKIPPGNKITFITFSSNVNTLIQFADNSSSIIERIYGISAQGNTVLYSALSTAIQIARRYEMPGYIVLLTDGNPTDVTDITAYENLQIPDGFKVISFGIGDDYNEQLLKILADKSGGVLNHIQDPMEIANSLPQAAVTQVGAKNVIVEIEAPSQVKLLNYSGPPVKLGAIEGVVRIYGETSISPNYSGNVLNVRISYNDPATNRQEVLTLQAQVSPASDSQMFLSGINNDVLGEYQYYELMNKLVAQVNSNNLTEATRTLNQMTQLAQQTRRIELMETTRRLQQSIETTKRLGNVEQTRKLITSEATKKLRSS, encoded by the coding sequence TTGACCATCTCTGCAAGGCTAGAATTTAGTCATAAGTATTCCTTTAATTCTCCAATTAGAGGAGTCTTTAGATTAATAATTGTTCCTGAAAAAGTATCTGTAGCAACTGGTTTTCATTACATAATTTTACTTGATACATCTGGTTCTATGTCTGGGATAAAAATTGAAACAGCAAAAAAAGGAGCAATTGAATTATTAAATAAAATACCACCAGGGAATAAGATTACATTTATTACTTTCTCTTCAAATGTAAATACTTTAATTCAATTCGCAGACAATTCTAGTTCAATTATTGAAAGAATATATGGTATTTCTGCTCAAGGAAATACAGTTTTATATTCAGCATTATCAACAGCTATACAAATTGCTAGAAGATATGAAATGCCAGGATATATTGTTTTGTTAACTGATGGTAATCCTACAGACGTAACTGATATTACAGCTTATGAGAATTTACAAATTCCAGATGGATTTAAAGTGATCTCCTTTGGAATTGGTGATGATTACAATGAACAACTCTTGAAAATATTAGCTGATAAAAGTGGTGGAGTTCTAAATCATATACAAGATCCAATGGAAATTGCTAATTCTCTTCCTCAAGCAGCAGTAACTCAGGTGGGTGCAAAGAACGTTATAGTAGAAATCGAAGCACCATCACAAGTGAAATTATTAAACTATTCTGGTCCACCAGTAAAATTAGGTGCAATAGAAGGAGTAGTAAGAATTTACGGTGAAACCTCTATTTCACCAAATTATAGTGGAAATGTCTTAAATGTTAGGATAAGTTATAACGATCCAGCAACTAATAGGCAAGAAGTTCTCACACTACAAGCTCAAGTTTCTCCAGCAAGTGATTCTCAAATGTTCTTAAGTGGTATAAATAATGATGTTTTGGGAGAATATCAGTACTACGAGTTAATGAATAAGCTTGTTGCACAAGTAAATTCAAATAACTTAACAGAGGCAACAAGGACATTAAACCAAATGACACAGTTAGCACAACAGACAAGAAGAATTGAACTAATGGAAACAACAAGAAGATTACAACAAAGTATTGAAACAACAAAGAGGCTAGGAAACGTGGAACAGACAAGAAAGTTAATTACAAGTGAGGCAACTAAGAAATTAAGGTCATCATAA
- a CDS encoding AbrB/MazE/SpoVT family DNA-binding domain-containing protein produces the protein MPVEDIVKVSRNFQVTIPARIRQKVKVREGDLVRVIYDENENVVKIIPISREELEKL, from the coding sequence ATGCCAGTCGAAGATATTGTTAAAGTATCGAGAAATTTCCAAGTGACTATACCAGCTAGAATAAGACAAAAGGTTAAGGTTAGAGAAGGGGATTTAGTAAGAGTTATTTATGATGAGAACGAGAATGTTGTTAAAATTATTCCTATAAGCAGAGAAGAATTAGAAAAGCTTTAA
- a CDS encoding DUF402 domain-containing protein, with product MKVRIRGIYATALTKLFLDNGFEIVQSTPQISERFSLEIKLEPADVTVKDGNDKGEIISIGKDLYSFFRKIFNYSFVWKSPVKLYSVIETNECKYMGYEVEPCISKGLVIKPPSEGKIILSPPRAVGNYAMLWRGEGKTFFSEHIKDKEEKARLLSISIPFNKKGYNVKWRSNASFVTNSVLREELEKLSLRYDNEDFRGQGEDFIKITLSLEDKLMLDEIRRKVLPNTIKYHHMLKMSFSNEVDMTEETSGKSEDLLNKLVEDYMKIEHIKPSGKRFYLREGKVIYKEINSDYYIIRLIRTFEKEGMYDGLNVPKEEGDYDIVEFDSRKWYQLHSYYNKDGKLKGVYVNISTPPEILKGIIRYLDLEVDVVKVGNEIKVIDIGELEKNKEVIGEVMYKKILNVVEEVKKIL from the coding sequence ATGAAGGTTAGAATTAGAGGAATTTACGCTACAGCATTAACAAAGTTATTTTTAGATAATGGCTTTGAGATTGTTCAATCAACACCTCAAATTTCTGAACGTTTTTCATTAGAGATTAAATTAGAACCAGCAGATGTAACTGTAAAAGATGGAAATGATAAGGGAGAAATAATAAGTATTGGAAAGGATCTATACTCCTTCTTCAGAAAAATCTTTAATTATTCTTTCGTATGGAAATCCCCAGTTAAGCTTTATTCAGTTATAGAGACAAATGAATGCAAATACATGGGTTATGAAGTCGAGCCTTGTATAAGTAAAGGATTAGTTATTAAACCTCCTTCTGAGGGAAAAATTATCCTCTCTCCACCAAGAGCTGTAGGAAATTATGCCATGCTTTGGCGGGGAGAAGGTAAAACGTTCTTTTCGGAACATATTAAAGATAAAGAGGAGAAAGCAAGACTCCTTTCTATTAGCATTCCATTTAATAAGAAAGGATATAACGTGAAATGGAGAAGTAACGCTTCTTTTGTAACTAATTCTGTATTAAGGGAAGAATTAGAGAAATTGTCTTTAAGATATGATAATGAAGATTTTAGGGGTCAAGGAGAAGATTTCATTAAAATTACACTTTCACTAGAAGATAAATTAATGTTAGATGAAATAAGGAGAAAAGTTTTACCTAATACTATAAAATATCATCATATGCTGAAAATGTCCTTCTCCAATGAGGTTGATATGACTGAAGAGACCTCTGGTAAAAGTGAAGACTTACTTAACAAATTAGTAGAGGATTATATGAAAATTGAACATATAAAGCCTAGCGGTAAAAGATTTTATTTAAGAGAAGGCAAGGTGATTTATAAAGAGATAAACTCTGACTATTACATAATTAGATTAATAAGAACTTTTGAAAAAGAAGGTATGTATGATGGTCTTAATGTTCCTAAAGAAGAAGGAGATTATGATATCGTAGAATTCGACTCAAGAAAATGGTATCAACTCCATAGCTATTATAATAAAGATGGGAAATTAAAAGGAGTTTATGTTAATATTTCTACTCCTCCAGAGATTCTAAAAGGCATAATTAGATATTTAGATCTTGAGGTAGATGTTGTGAAAGTAGGAAATGAAATAAAAGTAATTGATATAGGTGAGTTAGAGAAAAATAAAGAGGTAATAGGAGAGGTGATGTATAAAAAAATACTTAACGTAGTGGAAGAAGTTAAAAAGATTCTTTAA